The Sinobacterium norvegicum genome includes a region encoding these proteins:
- a CDS encoding DUF1624 domain-containing protein, whose amino-acid sequence MTTTRPTPSNPLGVSTDTIKRRITSIDIMRGLVMLIMLVDHVRERIYYHQQVADPMDLDAVNPDLFFTRLLAHWCAPVFVFLTGLSAWLYAHPANKQPRSASGFLFKRGLFLLLLEVTLVNFSWFGSYNILYLQVMWAIGISMIVLAAAIKLPFKLVGLIGALIVFGHNALVPISFSPGEAGYALWTMLHERGMLIADGPLPIRVSYPVLPWIGLMMLGYFAGPLYGATMTPAQRKRQLIVIGVSCLSLLLVLRGFNIYGEILPWAMADTLVGSMMAFLNFTKYGPSLDFMLLTIGSSMFLLVLFEDRDNKTTEVLKTFGSAPMFFYLLHLYALLVLYAILMAIFGGNQGDLFGVDYVWQVWLVAVILSWLLYYPTKAFARFKHSSQQAWVKYF is encoded by the coding sequence ATGACAACGACACGCCCCACCCCATCCAACCCGCTGGGTGTATCCACCGACACGATTAAGCGACGCATCACCTCCATCGACATCATGCGTGGCCTGGTAATGCTGATTATGCTGGTCGATCATGTCCGCGAGCGGATTTACTACCACCAGCAAGTCGCCGACCCGATGGACTTGGATGCGGTCAACCCGGATTTGTTTTTCACCCGCCTGCTCGCCCATTGGTGCGCGCCGGTGTTTGTCTTTCTGACCGGTTTATCGGCCTGGTTATACGCCCACCCGGCCAATAAACAGCCCCGCTCTGCCAGTGGATTTTTATTCAAACGCGGCCTCTTCCTGTTACTGCTGGAAGTCACCCTGGTCAATTTCTCCTGGTTCGGTAGCTACAACATTCTGTATTTGCAGGTGATGTGGGCGATTGGTATCAGCATGATTGTGCTGGCGGCGGCGATAAAATTACCGTTCAAGCTTGTCGGCCTGATTGGTGCGCTGATTGTCTTTGGCCACAACGCCTTGGTCCCCATCAGCTTCAGCCCTGGTGAAGCCGGTTATGCGCTGTGGACAATGCTCCATGAGCGCGGCATGCTGATTGCCGATGGCCCACTGCCGATCCGCGTCAGCTACCCGGTACTGCCTTGGATTGGCTTGATGATGCTGGGTTACTTTGCCGGCCCGCTGTATGGCGCAACCATGACACCGGCACAACGCAAGCGCCAGTTGATTGTGATTGGCGTCAGCTGTCTCAGCCTACTGCTGGTGCTGCGCGGCTTTAACATCTATGGCGAAATACTGCCATGGGCCATGGCCGACACACTGGTAGGCTCTATGATGGCATTCCTCAATTTTACCAAATACGGCCCGTCGCTGGACTTTATGTTATTGACCATAGGCAGCTCGATGTTTTTGCTGGTGCTGTTTGAAGACAGGGATAACAAGACCACCGAGGTGCTGAAAACCTTTGGCTCTGCGCCGATGTTTTTCTATCTGCTGCACCTCTATGCGCTGCTGGTATTATATGCCATCTTAATGGCCATTTTTGGTGGTAATCAGGGCGACTTATTCGGTGTCGATTATGTCTGGCAGGTGTGGCTGGTGGCGGTTATCTTATCCTGGCTGCTGTACTATCCCACCAAGGCCTTTGCCCGCTTTAAACACAGCAGCCAGCAGGCCTGGGTGAAGTACTTCTAA
- a CDS encoding TetR/AcrR family transcriptional regulator, with protein sequence MSDHKQHRRTRILAAAADLFAQLGFDGTSMGAVAELAGVKKSLIQYHFASKEILWQAAVHHIWSKRNNALPQYLDQLMLAEFSELDQRQTVSELCKKLLKFTFDHPQWVNIMMQQAAIPGPRLDWMIETFFKEDFAKGKAMIELAQSRHQLPQVDAMDLLHILSGALIYLVNVAPITERVMGVSPSSERYINRHIGTLMAILNGTGND encoded by the coding sequence GTGAGCGACCATAAACAGCATCGCCGAACCCGCATTCTGGCCGCCGCCGCCGACCTGTTTGCCCAGCTGGGCTTTGATGGCACCTCCATGGGCGCGGTTGCCGAGTTGGCCGGGGTGAAAAAATCACTGATTCAATATCACTTTGCCAGCAAAGAGATTCTGTGGCAGGCGGCTGTACACCATATTTGGAGCAAGCGTAACAATGCCCTGCCGCAATATCTGGATCAGCTCATGTTAGCTGAGTTCAGCGAACTCGATCAGCGTCAAACGGTCAGCGAACTGTGTAAGAAATTACTCAAGTTCACCTTCGATCACCCCCAGTGGGTTAACATTATGATGCAGCAAGCGGCCATTCCCGGGCCTCGCCTAGACTGGATGATTGAGACGTTCTTCAAGGAGGATTTCGCCAAGGGCAAGGCGATGATCGAGTTGGCACAAAGCCGCCACCAGCTGCCACAGGTGGATGCGATGGATTTACTGCATATCCTGTCGGGGGCGCTGATCTACCTGGTTAACGTGGCACCAATCACAGAGCGAGTAATGGGTGTCAGCCCCAGCAGCGAGCGATATATCAACCGTCATATCGGCACACTGATGGCTATTCTTAACGGTACGGGTAACGACTAA
- a CDS encoding PEP/pyruvate-binding domain-containing protein, producing MTTITAASEILWIKDITNQPVGGKAHGLQQLMQWGLNVPNGFVIINAGADQSPPDLAAMYRQLTAGSSDAKVAVRSSALGEDGDAASFAGQYDTVLNVQGFEALATAIASCVQSLHSQHASAYIADNAVDDGTQSPGDNVSPTPSMNVVVQLMVDASRAGVLFTADPVSGRHDRLIVDAVEGLGEALVSGDQTPDHYEFDGANQLAYRELIGQQPVLTDDQCGLLMAQAREAVQRAGQPLDMEWAFDQRGELKWLQARPITTLGSDLNELDTPVKPGDVLTRCNVGEMMPNASCPLTFSTTGKAIEYGMQHMHVSYAGRAAINEDWTQLAMSHGFLFLNLSGSAVAASTVLGVDVKSLGASVCGRIVEGLEEPKKRPLWVRIGGMIRLLRYLQSADKVIADFRCDVEQFSLPTDGSSADIAEALDRAQSFLYQAYCVHLQSSTTSGFASNVMQGIISGGQQSSPEEEAEAAKLMAGASGVESAVLVEQLDAVVDQIATLIKGQPNLQTAFTDALPEQALAWLNTAAAEPARAGFGKFLDRHGHRSYRELCVREISWADDPRGLIASMQASVRAKIMTDNKAARPQAVDPKTLSRGLRWILPKAHNAVRRRESTKSLLVEITNRFKRSYRALGEQLADEGRLEDADQVFFFTHDELLAFVRDGKADADWRDKTCQRRRALAFQNRLEFTEISIGQPQPIDLRSLLTEQPDSGVIVGRPVSRGLVEGTARVAFSVAEAARLKPGEILVAPITDVGWTPYFNMIAGLITDVGSAVSHGAVIAREYGLPAIVNTRTGTKQITSGDTIRLDAHTGQITILASASASDTKTGPGGEQAAEDEKNHRTASY from the coding sequence ATGACAACAATAACAGCAGCCAGCGAGATTCTGTGGATTAAAGACATCACCAACCAGCCGGTTGGCGGCAAGGCTCATGGGCTGCAGCAGTTAATGCAGTGGGGGCTTAATGTGCCCAATGGCTTTGTTATCATCAATGCCGGGGCCGATCAGTCACCGCCCGATTTGGCGGCGATGTATCGGCAATTGACCGCCGGGTCGAGCGATGCCAAGGTCGCTGTGCGCTCCTCGGCGTTAGGCGAGGATGGCGATGCCGCCTCGTTTGCCGGCCAGTATGATACGGTGCTCAATGTGCAAGGGTTTGAGGCGCTGGCGACGGCGATTGCCAGCTGTGTGCAGTCGTTACACAGCCAACATGCCAGCGCCTATATTGCCGATAATGCCGTCGATGATGGTACTCAAAGCCCTGGGGATAATGTGTCGCCGACGCCGTCAATGAATGTGGTGGTTCAATTGATGGTAGATGCCAGCCGTGCCGGCGTGCTCTTTACCGCCGATCCCGTCAGCGGCCGACATGACCGCTTGATTGTCGATGCCGTTGAGGGCTTGGGTGAGGCGTTGGTCAGCGGTGACCAAACGCCGGATCACTATGAGTTTGATGGCGCTAATCAGCTGGCGTATCGTGAGCTGATTGGCCAGCAGCCAGTGTTGACCGATGATCAGTGTGGGCTATTGATGGCGCAGGCGCGCGAGGCTGTGCAGCGGGCGGGGCAGCCGCTGGATATGGAGTGGGCCTTTGATCAACGTGGCGAGCTCAAGTGGCTGCAGGCGCGGCCGATTACCACCCTGGGCAGCGATCTCAATGAATTGGATACACCGGTCAAACCGGGTGATGTGCTTACCCGCTGCAATGTCGGTGAGATGATGCCCAATGCCAGCTGTCCGCTGACCTTCTCAACCACCGGCAAAGCCATCGAATACGGCATGCAACATATGCATGTCAGCTATGCTGGCCGGGCGGCGATTAACGAGGATTGGACCCAGCTGGCGATGAGTCACGGCTTTTTATTTTTAAATCTCAGTGGCTCGGCAGTTGCCGCCTCGACGGTGCTGGGGGTGGATGTTAAATCGTTGGGAGCCAGTGTTTGCGGCCGGATTGTCGAGGGGTTGGAGGAACCAAAAAAACGCCCGCTATGGGTGCGCATTGGCGGCATGATCCGATTATTACGTTATCTGCAGAGCGCGGACAAGGTCATCGCTGATTTTCGTTGCGATGTCGAGCAATTCAGTCTGCCAACCGACGGCAGCAGTGCCGATATCGCTGAGGCGCTCGATCGGGCTCAGTCGTTTCTTTATCAGGCTTATTGTGTGCATTTACAATCCTCGACCACCTCGGGTTTTGCCAGCAATGTGATGCAGGGGATTATCTCCGGTGGCCAGCAAAGCAGCCCCGAGGAGGAGGCCGAGGCGGCCAAGTTGATGGCCGGCGCCAGCGGTGTTGAAAGCGCTGTATTGGTCGAGCAACTCGATGCGGTCGTCGACCAGATTGCCACCCTGATCAAGGGGCAGCCCAACCTGCAAACAGCCTTTACCGATGCCTTGCCAGAGCAGGCTTTGGCCTGGCTGAACACGGCAGCCGCAGAGCCGGCTCGAGCTGGCTTTGGCAAGTTTCTTGATCGCCATGGCCACCGCTCCTATCGCGAGTTGTGTGTACGCGAAATATCATGGGCGGATGACCCGCGGGGCTTGATTGCCAGCATGCAGGCCTCGGTCAGGGCAAAGATAATGACCGACAACAAGGCCGCCAGGCCGCAGGCGGTTGATCCGAAGACGCTGAGCCGGGGCCTGCGTTGGATTTTACCCAAGGCTCACAATGCTGTGCGCCGCCGGGAATCAACCAAGTCATTACTGGTCGAGATTACCAACCGGTTCAAGCGCAGCTACCGAGCCTTAGGTGAACAGTTAGCCGATGAGGGGCGGCTTGAGGATGCGGATCAGGTGTTCTTCTTTACTCACGATGAATTGCTCGCCTTTGTGCGGGACGGGAAAGCGGATGCTGATTGGCGCGATAAAACCTGCCAACGCCGCCGTGCCTTGGCGTTTCAAAACCGGCTGGAATTTACTGAGATCAGTATCGGCCAACCGCAGCCGATAGACTTACGGTCGCTGTTAACCGAGCAGCCAGACAGTGGGGTTATTGTCGGCCGACCAGTGTCGAGGGGGCTGGTCGAGGGCACTGCCCGTGTCGCTTTTAGTGTGGCGGAGGCGGCGAGACTCAAGCCCGGTGAGATTCTGGTGGCGCCGATTACCGATGTTGGCTGGACGCCGTATTTTAATATGATTGCAGGCTTGATCACCGATGTTGGCAGCGCTGTCTCTCATGGCGCCGTCATCGCTCGTGAGTACGGTTTGCCGGCCATTGTAAACACGCGTACCGGCACCAAGCAGATTACCAGCGGTGACACGATTCGACTGGATGCCCACACCGGGCAGATAACCATCCTGGCATCCGCCAGCGCCAGCGACACAAAAACAGGGCCGGGCGGTGAGCAGGCGGCGGAAGATGAAAAAAATCATCGCACAGCCTCATACTAA
- a CDS encoding TIGR03617 family F420-dependent LLM class oxidoreductase has translation MKIDGPFYAMMDNAAEEAKRLSAIGYDGVYTLEGSWDPFFPLAIASEHAPELDIATGIAVAFPRNPSHIAYQAWDLQTFSKGKFSLGIGSQIKPHIEKRFGVEFSSPAARMREYILAVKAFFDCWQHGSKLDFQGKYYRHTLMTPMFNPGPNAYGVPPIMLGALGPKMTEVAGEVADGLIVHPFNSMPFLLDKALPAVERGLAKAGRRREDFILQINAIVITGETDEAYQAAEESVKGLLGFYSSTPAYRPPMDAVGLGDLQPTLNALSKEGKWDELGSYIDDDFLDAFCTRGKPDEIAAKLKAKYGEHADRLAIYAPYGAPDGMWKKIIAELKQGD, from the coding sequence ATGAAGATTGATGGCCCGTTCTACGCCATGATGGATAACGCCGCCGAGGAGGCCAAGCGCTTATCGGCCATCGGCTACGATGGTGTATATACCTTAGAGGGTAGCTGGGATCCGTTTTTTCCGTTGGCCATTGCCAGTGAGCACGCACCAGAATTAGATATCGCCACCGGTATTGCCGTGGCGTTTCCCCGTAACCCCTCACATATTGCCTACCAGGCCTGGGATTTACAGACGTTCTCCAAGGGCAAATTTAGCCTGGGCATAGGCTCGCAAATCAAACCGCATATTGAGAAGCGCTTCGGCGTCGAATTCAGCTCGCCCGCCGCGCGTATGCGTGAATATATTCTCGCCGTCAAAGCCTTTTTCGACTGCTGGCAACATGGCAGCAAGCTCGATTTTCAGGGTAAATACTACCGTCACACGCTGATGACGCCGATGTTTAATCCCGGCCCCAATGCCTACGGCGTGCCCCCGATTATGCTCGGTGCCCTGGGCCCTAAAATGACCGAGGTGGCCGGCGAGGTGGCCGACGGACTGATTGTTCACCCATTTAACAGCATGCCGTTTTTGCTCGACAAGGCGCTGCCAGCGGTGGAGCGGGGGTTGGCCAAGGCCGGTCGCAGGCGGGAGGATTTCATTCTGCAGATTAATGCCATTGTGATTACCGGCGAAACCGACGAGGCCTATCAGGCTGCCGAGGAGAGCGTCAAAGGCTTGCTCGGCTTTTACTCATCCACCCCGGCATATCGGCCGCCGATGGACGCCGTCGGTTTAGGCGATTTGCAGCCGACGCTGAACGCGTTATCTAAGGAGGGCAAGTGGGACGAGCTGGGCAGCTATATCGACGATGACTTTCTCGATGCATTCTGCACCCGGGGCAAGCCCGATGAGATTGCCGCCAAGCTGAAGGCCAAGTATGGCGAACACGCCGACCGGCTGGCTATTTACGCCCCCTATGGCGCGCCGGATGGGATGTGGAAAAAAATTATAGCCGAGCTTAAACAGGGTGACTGA
- the efpL gene encoding elongation factor P-like protein EfpL → MPKASDIKKNSAIDYNGKTYIVRDIERSVPQGRAGGSLYRMRMYDVVSGGKIDETFKDSDMLNLADLIRKDATFSYVDGDEYVFMDSGDYTPYNLNKESIADDILFISEDTQGIQVIVVDDVPVALDMPTSVELEVTETDPSIKGGSATSRTKPALLSTGVTVSVPEHISTGDRIKVNVEERKFMGRADSK, encoded by the coding sequence ATGCCAAAGGCCAGCGATATTAAGAAAAACTCCGCCATCGATTATAACGGTAAAACCTACATAGTCCGCGATATCGAACGCTCTGTGCCCCAGGGTCGTGCCGGTGGCAGCCTCTACCGTATGCGGATGTACGATGTGGTCTCCGGTGGCAAGATCGACGAGACCTTCAAGGATTCGGATATGCTTAACTTGGCCGATCTGATTCGCAAAGATGCCACCTTCTCCTATGTCGATGGTGACGAGTATGTGTTTATGGACAGCGGCGATTACACGCCGTATAACCTCAATAAAGAGTCGATTGCCGATGATATTTTGTTCATCAGCGAGGACACACAGGGCATACAGGTCATCGTTGTCGATGATGTTCCCGTCGCCCTGGATATGCCGACCAGTGTCGAGCTGGAAGTGACCGAGACTGACCCCTCAATCAAAGGCGGTTCTGCCACCTCTCGTACCAAGCCGGCGCTGCTATCCACCGGTGTTACCGTCTCTGTGCCAGAGCATATTTCGACCGGTGACCGCATCAAGGTTAACGTCGAAGAGCGCAAGTTCATGGGCCGTGCCGACAGCAAGTAA
- a CDS encoding class I SAM-dependent methyltransferase: protein MSFMMALFYDKIMQPAEQACLIEWRRGLLESVEGRVLELGAGTGASIGLYPRDGTLELFLAEPEPNMRQQLHEKVAQQSRQQIKVLDCPGERIDSEDDFYDVVFVSLVCCSVNDVAATLAEIKRVLKPEGRFLFLEHVAAPADSGRRKWQNRLNCIWRKMAGNCHLNRETEQSIKKAGFVIEQIDYDSMRKSMPLVRPIIRGVARPA, encoded by the coding sequence ATGTCATTCATGATGGCGCTGTTCTACGATAAAATAATGCAACCGGCTGAACAGGCCTGTCTGATCGAGTGGCGCCGCGGCTTACTGGAGTCGGTAGAGGGCAGAGTATTAGAACTCGGTGCTGGCACCGGCGCCAGTATTGGCCTCTATCCCCGTGATGGCACACTGGAGCTGTTTCTGGCCGAGCCCGAGCCCAATATGCGTCAGCAGTTACACGAGAAGGTGGCGCAGCAGTCGCGGCAGCAGATCAAGGTCTTGGATTGCCCCGGCGAGCGTATCGACAGTGAGGACGATTTTTACGATGTGGTCTTTGTCTCGTTAGTCTGTTGTTCGGTCAATGATGTGGCGGCGACGCTGGCCGAAATAAAGCGGGTGTTAAAGCCCGAGGGTCGATTTTTATTTCTCGAGCACGTGGCGGCTCCAGCTGATAGCGGCAGACGGAAATGGCAGAACCGATTAAACTGTATCTGGCGAAAAATGGCGGGTAATTGTCACCTCAACCGCGAGACTGAACAGTCAATCAAGAAGGCCGGCTTTGTTATCGAGCAGATTGATTACGACAGTATGCGTAAATCCATGCCGCTGGTGCGGCCGATTATTCGCGGTGTGGCCAGGCCAGCTTAA
- a CDS encoding choline/ethanolamine kinase family protein, giving the protein MGESLLQGWQHWPLGLTEPPKILRELSGGLTNRSILFEACGQRFVLRRNAPNAEALGIDRWREQKILSVVSEAGIAPTVHYCAPDEGVLITAFIDGEHWPAASVKEAGKREQLLDLVAQVHALNIDLPTRNYRDYIETYWRQIEAAALVVPAELRETRALLLARLDGLQGNFEPVLCHHDLVPANVVAGTDGLALLDWEYAAVGWKAFDEAVLVAEWGISEDMLSSDGELAVELYGYICALWRLLQGGESE; this is encoded by the coding sequence ATGGGTGAGTCATTACTGCAGGGCTGGCAGCATTGGCCGCTGGGGCTGACAGAACCACCGAAAATATTGCGCGAGTTAAGTGGCGGTCTGACCAATCGAAGCATTCTGTTTGAAGCCTGTGGCCAGCGTTTTGTCCTGCGTCGCAATGCCCCTAATGCCGAGGCATTGGGCATCGATCGCTGGCGCGAGCAGAAAATTCTATCCGTGGTCAGTGAGGCCGGCATTGCGCCAACCGTACACTACTGCGCCCCTGATGAAGGGGTGTTGATCACAGCGTTTATTGACGGCGAACATTGGCCGGCTGCCAGTGTCAAAGAGGCCGGTAAACGTGAGCAATTGCTGGATCTTGTGGCGCAGGTGCATGCATTGAATATCGATCTGCCAACACGCAACTATCGAGACTATATCGAGACTTATTGGCGGCAGATTGAGGCAGCAGCATTGGTGGTGCCAGCAGAGCTGCGTGAGACCCGAGCGTTGTTGTTGGCGCGGTTGGACGGGTTGCAAGGCAATTTTGAGCCGGTGTTATGTCATCACGATTTGGTGCCTGCCAATGTAGTGGCGGGCACTGATGGTTTGGCATTGCTGGATTGGGAATATGCAGCAGTAGGCTGGAAGGCGTTTGATGAGGCGGTGTTAGTTGCTGAGTGGGGAATCAGCGAAGATATGTTAAGCAGTGATGGTGAACTCGCGGTTGAGCTGTATGGCTATATCTGTGCACTGTGGAGACTGTTACAGGGCGGGGAAAGCGAGTAG
- the pnuC gene encoding nicotinamide riboside transporter PnuC: protein MNSIIDAFLAQSPWEMLAVALAIAYLLLALAENNWCWLCAFVSTAIYTVLFWHVSLLMESALNIYYMGMAVYGWQQWRRGHEGGALAITRWRLPQHLVVLALIAMLTMVSGFIMSRNTDAAWPYIDSLTTWASVITTYLVAKKVLENWLYWVVIDAVSIFLYLDRSMNLTALLYVAYVVIAVFGFLAWRRHLRSSRNRGNDDHSTVAHNG, encoded by the coding sequence ATGAATTCAATAATCGATGCCTTTTTAGCACAGTCCCCCTGGGAGATGTTGGCAGTCGCCTTGGCAATTGCCTACCTGTTGCTGGCATTGGCTGAAAATAACTGGTGCTGGCTGTGCGCCTTTGTCAGTACCGCTATTTATACCGTGCTGTTTTGGCATGTGAGTTTATTGATGGAGTCGGCGCTCAATATTTATTACATGGGAATGGCGGTGTACGGCTGGCAGCAGTGGCGGCGAGGTCATGAGGGCGGTGCATTGGCGATAACGCGTTGGCGTCTGCCGCAGCATCTTGTGGTGCTGGCACTGATCGCCATGTTAACCATGGTCAGTGGCTTTATCATGAGCCGTAACACCGATGCCGCCTGGCCTTATATCGACTCGCTAACTACCTGGGCCAGTGTCATCACGACGTATCTGGTGGCTAAAAAAGTGTTGGAGAATTGGCTGTACTGGGTTGTCATCGATGCCGTGTCGATTTTCCTCTATCTCGATCGCTCAATGAACCTAACAGCGCTGTTGTATGTGGCCTATGTCGTGATTGCTGTCTTTGGCTTTTTGGCCTGGCGTCGTCATCTCCGCAGTAGCCGTAACCGCGGCAACGATGACCACAGCACGGTTGCGCACAATGGGTGA